The following coding sequences lie in one Mucilaginibacter sp. KACC 22773 genomic window:
- a CDS encoding glycosyltransferase family 2 protein produces the protein MKIILLLSLIIVFYTFAGYGILLYFIIKLKRIVRGPKKPVAENLDALPTCTLVVAAYNEEFFIKEKIANSLLLNYPAGKLKIIFITDGSSDSTPDIIGGYPQIRLLHQPQRAGKIAAVHRAMEFVDTEAVVFTDANTFLNKDALIKICRHYTDPTVGAVAGEKRVHIDENADASAAGEGFYWKYESALKKWDSELYSVVGAAGELFSVRRSLYLPVPADTVLDDFMISMLIAEKGYRIVYEPEAYATETASANVSEELKRKIRIAAGGIQSILRLKSLFNPFPYPILSFQYISHRVLRWTVTPLLLILSFILNVVLACEPGATGWQLLLFAQVLFYMLAFLGYIMEKKQLRIKVLFIPYYFCVMNYAVLAGIIRYFTTTQSAVWEKAQRRQ, from the coding sequence ATGAAAATAATTTTACTGTTAAGCCTCATTATTGTATTTTACACATTTGCAGGATACGGCATCCTTTTATACTTTATCATTAAACTGAAAAGAATAGTGAGAGGGCCTAAAAAGCCGGTAGCCGAAAACCTGGACGCACTCCCTACCTGTACCCTGGTTGTGGCGGCGTATAATGAGGAGTTTTTTATAAAAGAAAAAATTGCTAATAGCTTGCTGCTTAACTACCCGGCAGGCAAACTAAAAATTATTTTTATAACCGATGGCTCATCTGATAGCACGCCCGACATTATTGGCGGGTATCCCCAGATCCGGCTTTTGCATCAGCCGCAGCGCGCCGGCAAAATAGCTGCCGTTCACCGCGCAATGGAGTTTGTAGATACCGAGGCTGTAGTTTTTACCGATGCCAATACCTTTTTGAACAAAGATGCGCTGATAAAGATTTGCAGGCATTACACCGACCCAACCGTTGGCGCGGTGGCCGGCGAAAAACGTGTACATATTGATGAAAATGCCGATGCAAGCGCCGCCGGTGAAGGGTTTTACTGGAAATATGAGTCGGCACTTAAAAAGTGGGATTCTGAATTATATTCGGTTGTTGGCGCGGCAGGCGAACTGTTCAGCGTAAGGCGGTCACTTTATTTACCGGTACCGGCCGATACGGTATTGGATGATTTTATGATTTCAATGCTAATTGCCGAAAAAGGCTACCGCATTGTTTATGAGCCCGAAGCCTATGCCACCGAAACTGCATCCGCAAATGTATCTGAAGAATTAAAACGGAAAATCCGCATAGCTGCCGGAGGTATCCAATCCATATTGCGGTTAAAAAGCTTATTTAATCCTTTCCCTTACCCAATACTGTCGTTCCAGTACATCAGTCACCGGGTATTGCGGTGGACGGTTACCCCCTTATTGCTCATCCTGTCTTTTATTTTAAATGTGGTACTTGCTTGTGAACCCGGCGCAACCGGATGGCAGTTACTGCTGTTTGCCCAGGTGCTATTTTACATGTTGGCATTTTTAGGTTATATTATGGAGAAAAAGCAGCTGCGCATAAAGGTATTGTTTATCCCCTATTATTTTTGTGTGATGAACTACGCTGTATTAGCCGGCATCATCAGGTATTTTACAACCACACAAAGTGCTGTTTGGGAAAAAGCCCAACGTCGCCAATAA
- a CDS encoding glycosyltransferase family 2 protein yields MGIQKLSIIIPAYNEGNTIHLILNKIKAVNLTNDIQKEIIIVNDCSTDHTELAISSYQQSNTDVNIQYFKHDVNKGKGAALHTGISKATGEYLIIQDADLEYDPAEYNDLLKPVINGFADVVYGSRFMGSNPHRILFFWHTIGNRWLTFASNMFSNLNLTDMETCYKLFDTRLIQAIPLTEKRFGFEPEVTIKISRVPKIRIYEVGISYYGRTYEEGKKIGWKDGVRAIYCILKYGLFKSK; encoded by the coding sequence ATGGGCATACAAAAACTTTCAATTATTATCCCGGCTTATAACGAAGGTAACACCATACATTTAATTTTGAATAAAATTAAAGCGGTTAACCTGACTAATGATATCCAAAAAGAAATTATTATTGTAAACGACTGTTCAACAGACCACACGGAACTTGCCATTAGTTCCTACCAACAATCCAACACGGATGTAAATATCCAGTACTTTAAACACGATGTAAATAAGGGCAAGGGGGCCGCCCTGCACACCGGTATCTCAAAAGCAACGGGTGAATATCTTATAATACAAGATGCTGATTTAGAGTACGATCCGGCTGAATATAACGATTTACTGAAACCAGTAATCAACGGTTTTGCAGATGTTGTTTACGGATCCAGGTTTATGGGGAGCAATCCGCACCGTATTTTGTTTTTTTGGCATACCATAGGCAACAGGTGGCTAACCTTTGCATCAAACATGTTTAGTAACCTTAACCTTACGGATATGGAAACCTGTTATAAACTGTTTGATACCAGGCTGATACAGGCCATCCCCCTTACCGAAAAACGCTTTGGGTTTGAGCCCGAGGTTACCATCAAAATATCCAGGGTGCCTAAAATCCGGATTTATGAAGTGGGGATTTCTTACTATGGACGCACCTATGAAGAAGGAAAGAAAATAGGGTGGAAGGATGGCGTGAGAGCTATATACTGTATACTAAAATACGGGCTGTTTAAAAGTAAATAG
- the pbpC gene encoding penicillin-binding protein 1C yields MQPVLKRIKIYLKKPKVIFLLVFLFVLTVLFWFCLPKPLFKNPTSYVIDDNQGQLLGASIAKDGQWRFPYNDSVPEKFKQCIIAFEDKRFENHPGFDILAFGRAIKQNLSSKKITSGGSTLTMQVIRLATKHKRNIWNKLLEIFMALRLELTYSKKEILALYTSNAPFGTNVIGLDAASWRYFGRSPDKLSWGEMAAMAVLPNAPSLVHPGRNRQTLLNKRNRLLNRLYKQGVIDSITAELAKLEPVPERPMPLPSLAPHLLQRFKNDYDAKPVGDTRIRTSIRSGLQQQVNDILEQHHQVLKANDINNIAAIVLDVETGETLAYAGNITHHEDPQMESDVDVIDALRSPGSTLKPLLYASAIHNGLILPNSLLPDVPTLIAGYQPENFDMGYDGAVPASKALARSLNIPAVKLLQQYKFEKFYDFLHKIGITTLSKPANHYGLSLILGGGENTLWELTGAYADMARVLNHYDKYNGSYDPEDFHNPVYNKQDIKKSDLEKSGLLDAASIYSTFQAMEEVMRPGEEMLWQQFSSSQRVAWKTGTSFGFRDGWAIGVTPRYVVGVWVGNTDGEGRPGLTGINAAAPALFEIFRLLPASKDWFAMPTGEMVKIDVCRQSGYRAGQYCQDIDQVLVPKTGLRAPVCPYHQLIHLSADGQYQVNGNCEPPDQMLNKKWFVLPPSMEYYYKSRNYQYHVLPPFRADCAQTENGNTMEIIYPKDGAKIYIPLEADGTRGRMICNAAHRLPGMKIFWHLDDQYMGTTKDFHQMALNPPPGKHILTLVDGNGNTVNIRFEILSK; encoded by the coding sequence ATGCAACCTGTATTAAAACGGATAAAAATCTACTTAAAAAAACCAAAAGTAATATTTCTGCTTGTATTCCTGTTCGTTTTAACCGTGTTGTTTTGGTTTTGTTTGCCAAAACCTCTATTTAAAAACCCTACTTCGTACGTAATTGACGATAATCAAGGTCAATTACTCGGTGCATCTATAGCAAAAGACGGCCAATGGCGTTTTCCCTATAATGATAGCGTACCAGAAAAATTCAAACAATGTATCATTGCTTTTGAGGATAAACGTTTTGAAAACCACCCTGGCTTTGATATTCTTGCTTTTGGGCGCGCTATCAAACAAAATCTGAGCTCAAAAAAAATAACCAGCGGCGGCAGTACCCTTACTATGCAGGTAATAAGGCTGGCTACCAAACACAAGCGCAACATCTGGAATAAGTTACTGGAAATTTTTATGGCGCTCCGGCTCGAACTCACCTACAGCAAAAAGGAAATATTAGCCCTTTATACCAGCAATGCGCCATTTGGCACCAATGTTATTGGCCTGGATGCTGCCTCCTGGCGCTATTTCGGTCGCAGCCCTGATAAACTTTCCTGGGGCGAAATGGCAGCAATGGCGGTATTACCCAATGCGCCGTCATTAGTACATCCCGGCAGGAACAGACAAACATTGCTGAACAAACGAAATAGGTTGCTTAACAGATTATATAAGCAGGGTGTTATTGACAGTATAACGGCCGAATTGGCAAAACTGGAACCCGTTCCTGAAAGGCCCATGCCGCTGCCATCCCTTGCCCCTCATTTATTACAACGTTTTAAAAACGATTATGATGCCAAGCCGGTGGGCGATACCCGTATTCGTACAAGTATTCGTTCGGGGCTACAGCAACAAGTCAACGATATTTTGGAGCAACATCACCAGGTTTTAAAAGCAAACGACATTAACAATATAGCCGCTATTGTGCTGGATGTTGAAACCGGCGAAACACTGGCTTATGCCGGTAATATTACCCATCATGAAGACCCACAAATGGAAAGCGATGTAGATGTGATTGATGCCCTGCGCAGCCCCGGAAGTACGCTAAAACCACTATTGTATGCTTCCGCAATACATAATGGGTTGATATTGCCTAACAGTTTACTGCCAGACGTACCAACATTAATAGCCGGCTACCAACCGGAAAATTTCGACATGGGGTATGATGGCGCTGTACCTGCCTCCAAGGCTTTGGCAAGATCACTGAACATACCAGCCGTAAAACTACTGCAGCAGTATAAATTCGAGAAATTCTATGACTTTTTGCACAAAATTGGCATCACCACCCTATCCAAACCGGCAAATCATTATGGATTATCGCTGATATTGGGCGGCGGCGAAAATACGCTTTGGGAACTTACAGGCGCTTATGCGGATATGGCCAGGGTGCTTAATCACTATGATAAATACAATGGTAGTTACGATCCTGAGGATTTTCATAACCCGGTTTATAATAAACAGGATATTAAGAAATCTGATCTGGAAAAATCGGGCCTGCTTGATGCGGCTTCTATCTATAGTACTTTCCAAGCCATGGAAGAAGTGATGAGGCCGGGCGAAGAGATGCTATGGCAGCAATTCAGTTCCAGCCAGCGTGTAGCCTGGAAAACGGGAACAAGCTTTGGCTTTCGGGATGGTTGGGCCATTGGTGTTACACCAAGGTACGTGGTAGGTGTTTGGGTTGGTAATACCGATGGCGAAGGCAGGCCGGGTTTAACCGGTATTAACGCCGCTGCCCCTGCCCTGTTCGAGATTTTTAGATTACTGCCTGCATCAAAAGACTGGTTTGCAATGCCAACCGGCGAAATGGTAAAAATTGACGTTTGCAGGCAAAGCGGCTATCGTGCCGGGCAATACTGCCAGGATATTGACCAGGTGCTGGTTCCTAAAACCGGCTTAAGGGCACCTGTTTGCCCTTATCACCAGCTTATTCATCTGTCTGCCGATGGGCAATACCAGGTAAATGGTAATTGCGAACCACCAGATCAAATGCTTAACAAAAAATGGTTTGTGCTGCCACCGTCTATGGAGTATTATTATAAATCCCGCAATTATCAATACCATGTACTTCCACCCTTCCGGGCAGACTGCGCCCAGACAGAGAATGGAAATACGATGGAGATAATTTACCCCAAGGATGGCGCAAAAATATACATCCCCCTTGAAGCCGATGGTACACGCGGACGGATGATTTGTAACGCAGCACATCGCCTGCCGGGCATGAAAATATTTTGGCACCTGGATGATCAGTATATGGGTACTACCAAAGATTTCCACCAGATGGCTTTAAATCCGCCGCCAGGCAAGCACATCCTTACTCTGGTTGATGGCAATGGTAATACCGTTAATATTAGATTTGAAATATTGAGTAAGTGA
- a CDS encoding 3'-5' exonuclease, which produces MLEQYDLHNLLVIDIETVPQYGTHDEVPEHFKKLWEVKTQYQRKDETPEEYYQRAGIWAEFGKIVCISVGVFTKGKENIGLRVKSFAGHNEKELLINFSALLFSQPANLVLVAHNGKEFDYPYICRRLLINGLPFPPQLQLAGKKPWEIIHLDTMELWKFGDYKNFTSLSLLTAIFDIPTPKDDIDGSMVGHVYWNENQLDRICIYCQKDVVATAQLIRRYRGEDLIKDEMITIVGQ; this is translated from the coding sequence ATGCTTGAGCAGTATGACCTGCATAATTTATTGGTAATTGATATTGAAACTGTGCCGCAATATGGTACACATGATGAAGTGCCTGAGCATTTTAAAAAGCTTTGGGAGGTAAAAACGCAATATCAGCGTAAAGACGAAACACCCGAAGAATATTACCAACGCGCGGGTATCTGGGCCGAATTTGGTAAGATAGTATGTATATCCGTTGGAGTTTTCACTAAGGGAAAAGAAAATATAGGTTTGCGGGTTAAATCGTTCGCGGGGCATAATGAAAAAGAATTGCTCATCAACTTTTCGGCTTTGTTGTTTAGCCAGCCTGCTAACCTGGTTTTGGTGGCCCATAACGGCAAGGAGTTTGATTATCCATATATCTGTAGGCGTTTGTTAATTAACGGGCTTCCTTTTCCGCCCCAGCTACAACTTGCAGGTAAAAAGCCCTGGGAAATTATCCACCTGGATACCATGGAGCTATGGAAATTTGGCGATTATAAAAATTTCACATCATTAAGCTTGCTAACGGCCATTTTTGATATTCCTACTCCAAAAGACGACATTGACGGCAGCATGGTGGGGCACGTTTACTGGAACGAAAACCAGCTTGACCGGATTTGCATCTATTGCCAAAAAGATGTAGTTGCTACCGCCCAGCTGATAAGGCGTTATCGCGGCGAAGATTTAATAAAAGACGAGATGATAACTATAGTTGGCCAATAA
- a CDS encoding ABC transporter ATP-binding protein, whose translation MLKVKNLGVSFKTGDGLFKAVKNISFNLQKGETIGIVGESGSGKSVTSLALMRLLDADKTVITGEVLLNESSLCKLSEADMRDIRGNRMAMIFQEPMTSLNPVLTCGFQLTEAIRLHLGLGKAEAKKKTIELFNEVQLPRPEAIFDSYPHQISGGQKQRVMIAMALSCNPEILIADEPTTALDVTVQKTIIELLLCLKKARQMSLIFISHDLGVIKEIADRVMVMYKGEIVEEANTPDLFDHPSHPYTKGLLACRPSPNQHLKKLPIVADFFDAENIQNKSSVTIENIRTMYHYPDAEIEARRIQLYKQEPLLKINHLSTWFPVSTGLLGLSKKVVKAVNNVSFEVYPGETLGLVGESGCGKTTLGRTILRLIEPTAGNISFENTDLRSLKKNDLREIRRNIQIIFQDPYSSLNPKLTVGQSIMEPLQVHQFYANNIKRKKHVLELLERVNLLPEHFNRYPHEFSGGQRQRIVIARALALQPKFIICDESVSALDVSVQAQVLNLIRELQQEFKLTYIFISHDLAVIKHISDRMMVMNKGEIIETGYPDDIYYRPKEEYTRNLIASIPQG comes from the coding sequence ATGCTGAAAGTAAAAAACCTGGGGGTTAGTTTTAAAACCGGAGATGGCTTATTTAAAGCTGTAAAAAATATTTCCTTTAACTTACAAAAAGGCGAAACTATTGGGATTGTAGGTGAATCCGGTTCGGGTAAATCAGTTACCTCACTTGCTTTGATGCGGTTGTTGGATGCGGATAAAACCGTTATTACCGGGGAGGTACTTTTAAATGAAAGTAGTTTGTGCAAACTATCCGAGGCTGATATGCGCGACATTCGGGGCAACCGTATGGCCATGATCTTTCAGGAGCCCATGACATCGCTTAATCCAGTGCTTACCTGTGGCTTCCAGTTAACCGAGGCTATCCGGCTACATTTGGGATTGGGCAAAGCCGAAGCCAAAAAGAAAACTATCGAGCTTTTTAACGAGGTACAACTCCCCCGCCCTGAAGCTATTTTTGATAGCTACCCGCACCAAATTTCTGGTGGCCAAAAGCAACGGGTGATGATAGCTATGGCCCTATCCTGTAATCCGGAGATATTAATAGCCGATGAGCCTACCACCGCGTTGGATGTAACCGTACAGAAAACTATCATAGAATTACTGCTCTGCCTTAAAAAAGCGCGCCAAATGAGCCTGATCTTCATTTCGCATGACCTGGGGGTTATTAAAGAAATTGCCGACCGGGTAATGGTGATGTATAAAGGCGAAATTGTTGAGGAAGCCAATACGCCCGACTTATTCGATCATCCCAGTCACCCATACACCAAAGGCTTATTAGCGTGCAGGCCATCACCAAATCAACATTTAAAGAAACTGCCGATAGTTGCCGATTTTTTTGATGCAGAAAATATCCAAAATAAATCATCGGTCACTATAGAAAACATCAGGACAATGTATCATTATCCTGATGCTGAAATAGAAGCAAGAAGGATACAGCTTTATAAACAAGAACCCTTATTAAAGATTAATCACCTTTCAACCTGGTTCCCGGTTAGTACGGGCTTGTTGGGCCTGTCAAAAAAAGTGGTTAAAGCAGTAAATAATGTAAGTTTTGAAGTTTATCCCGGCGAAACACTTGGCCTGGTCGGCGAATCGGGTTGCGGAAAAACAACGTTAGGCCGTACCATTTTAAGACTGATTGAGCCCACAGCCGGTAATATCAGTTTTGAAAATACAGATCTGCGCAGCTTAAAAAAGAACGACCTGCGCGAGATTCGGCGCAATATCCAAATCATTTTTCAGGATCCTTATTCATCTTTAAATCCTAAATTAACCGTCGGTCAATCCATCATGGAGCCTTTGCAGGTACACCAGTTTTATGCCAATAATATCAAACGCAAAAAACACGTATTGGAATTACTGGAACGGGTAAATCTGCTGCCCGAACATTTTAACCGTTACCCGCATGAGTTTTCAGGAGGTCAGCGGCAACGTATAGTGATAGCACGGGCACTGGCACTGCAACCTAAATTTATAATCTGCGACGAATCAGTGTCGGCGCTTGATGTGTCTGTACAGGCACAGGTGCTTAACCTGATACGCGAACTACAGCAGGAGTTTAAACTCACTTACATATTCATTTCGCATGATCTTGCCGTTATTAAACACATATCCGACAGGATGATGGTAATGAATAAAGGCGAAATTATTGAAACAGGTTACCCGGACGATATTTATTATAGACCAAAGGAGGAGTACACCAGGAATTTAATAGCCTCTATACCGCAGGGGTAA
- the rnr gene encoding ribonuclease R, whose amino-acid sequence MSKKKKNNSSIVQVLTQMVLDVFEQNGNTPLNYKQVSAKLNVRDPESREIIFDILKDEAFKSVLKEVSPGKFQLLELKTFMEGRVDLTNDGSAFIVTDDELESDIFVAPRKLRNALHGDRVKVYVYAISKGKRKEGEIIEILQRAKMEFTGIVKLSERFAFFIPDDRKMMHDIFIPMSELNGAKNGIKAVAEITDWPAEAKNPIGRIKHILGAQGENDTEMNAILAEYGFPLSFPAEVEHESEEISDVITPEEIARRRDFRDITTFTIDPFDAKDFDDALSFKILENGNYEVGVHIADVSHYIIPDSALDKEAFDRATSVYLVDRVIPMLPERLSNGLCSLRPKEEKLCFSAVFELDANAFIQTEWYGKTIIYSDRRFTYEEVQEVIENKEGDFKDEILKLNALAYKLRDRKFKNGAISFETTEVKFKLDTAGKPTGVYVKERKDAHKLIEDFMLLANRKVAEHVSKMGKGKHKYTFVYRAHDSPKPDALANFAQFAARFGYKINTKSDKETAKSLNFLMEDVEGKKEQNVLTQLAIRSMAKAIYTTKTSSHYGLAFDHYTHFTSPIRRYPDVMVHRLLFHYLNGGQSVNAEHYEKLCSHSSQMEKKAADAERSSVKYKQAEYLRDQVGNIFTGIISGVTEWGMYVEIIENKCEGMIRLRDISDDFYTLDEKNYCIIGQRKKKIYQLGDEVKIRVKNVDLTKKQIDFSLVQD is encoded by the coding sequence ATGTCTAAAAAAAAGAAAAATAATTCTTCTATCGTTCAGGTACTCACCCAAATGGTACTTGATGTATTTGAACAAAACGGCAATACGCCACTTAATTATAAACAGGTTTCTGCAAAATTAAACGTCCGCGATCCCGAATCGCGCGAGATTATATTTGATATTCTAAAAGACGAGGCTTTTAAATCTGTACTGAAAGAGGTTTCGCCCGGCAAATTCCAACTACTTGAACTAAAAACATTTATGGAAGGCCGTGTCGATCTGACGAACGACGGCTCGGCATTTATAGTTACCGATGATGAGTTGGAAAGCGACATTTTTGTTGCCCCGCGCAAGCTTCGCAATGCTTTGCATGGCGACCGCGTTAAAGTTTACGTATATGCCATTAGCAAAGGCAAACGTAAAGAAGGCGAGATCATCGAAATACTGCAGCGCGCCAAAATGGAGTTTACAGGAATTGTAAAACTATCCGAGCGTTTTGCATTTTTTATCCCCGATGACCGTAAAATGATGCATGACATTTTTATCCCGATGAGCGAGCTCAACGGTGCTAAAAATGGGATAAAAGCAGTTGCCGAAATTACCGACTGGCCGGCTGAGGCCAAAAACCCCATTGGAAGGATAAAACACATTTTAGGTGCACAGGGCGAGAATGACACCGAGATGAATGCCATCCTTGCCGAATATGGTTTTCCGTTATCCTTTCCGGCCGAGGTTGAACATGAGTCGGAGGAGATATCGGATGTGATCACCCCAGAAGAAATTGCCCGCAGAAGGGACTTCAGAGATATCACCACGTTTACTATCGATCCATTTGATGCCAAGGATTTTGACGATGCATTATCGTTTAAAATACTCGAGAATGGCAATTACGAAGTTGGTGTGCATATCGCCGATGTATCGCATTATATCATTCCTGATTCTGCCCTCGATAAAGAAGCATTTGATCGTGCTACTTCTGTTTACCTGGTTGATCGGGTTATCCCTATGCTGCCCGAGCGCCTTTCAAATGGCCTGTGCTCGTTGCGCCCTAAAGAAGAAAAGCTATGTTTTTCGGCAGTTTTTGAACTGGACGCGAATGCATTTATCCAAACCGAATGGTACGGCAAAACCATCATTTACTCAGACAGGCGTTTTACGTATGAAGAAGTTCAGGAAGTAATAGAAAACAAAGAAGGCGATTTTAAAGACGAGATCCTTAAACTAAATGCCTTAGCTTATAAACTACGCGACCGTAAATTTAAAAACGGCGCCATCAGCTTTGAAACTACCGAGGTTAAATTTAAGCTTGATACAGCAGGAAAACCAACCGGTGTTTATGTAAAAGAACGTAAAGATGCCCATAAACTGATAGAAGATTTTATGCTATTGGCTAACCGTAAGGTTGCCGAGCATGTAAGTAAAATGGGCAAAGGAAAACACAAATATACCTTTGTTTATCGCGCACATGATTCACCTAAACCAGATGCATTAGCCAATTTTGCGCAATTTGCTGCCAGGTTTGGCTATAAGATAAACACTAAATCGGATAAAGAAACTGCTAAATCGTTAAACTTCCTGATGGAAGATGTGGAAGGCAAAAAAGAACAAAATGTACTTACCCAACTGGCCATCAGGTCGATGGCTAAAGCTATATACACCACAAAAACCAGCAGCCACTACGGTCTGGCATTTGACCATTATACGCACTTCACCTCTCCTATTCGCAGGTATCCGGATGTAATGGTACACCGCCTGCTATTCCATTATTTAAACGGCGGACAATCGGTAAATGCAGAACATTACGAAAAGCTATGTTCCCACAGTTCGCAAATGGAAAAGAAAGCAGCTGACGCCGAACGTTCATCTGTTAAATACAAACAGGCAGAATATCTACGAGATCAGGTTGGCAACATCTTTACCGGCATTATCTCGGGAGTTACCGAATGGGGTATGTATGTAGAGATTATCGAAAATAAATGTGAGGGCATGATTCGTCTGCGCGATATATCCGACGATTTTTATACTTTGGACGAAAAAAACTATTGTATCATCGGTCAGCGGAAAAAGAAAATTTACCAGTTGGGCGATGAAGTGAAGATCAGGGTTAAAAATGTTGATTTGACCAAGAAGCAAATTGATTTTTCGTTAGTACAGGATTGA
- a CDS encoding polyprenyl synthetase family protein: MKQLTELHAMVSKAVDELTFPAYPTDLYEPISYILSLGGKRLRPALLLMACDLFGGDVEKAIEPALAIEVFHNFTLMHDDIMDKAPLRRGKITVHEKWNANVAILSGDAMMVEANKFMMKVDDAILRRVMDVFNETATGVCEGQQIDMSFEQRNNVQINEYVDMIRLKTAVLLGGTLKIGSIIGGATVGDAQLLYDFGVNLGIAFQLQDDILDVYGDPEKFGKQVGGDILSNKKTYLLIKALELAKDSQATELEKWLNLEEFTASDKVAAVTAIYDSLNIRNYAEDAMQTYAEMAFNALDQINLSEDRRQYLRQFADNLLVREY, from the coding sequence ATGAAACAACTTACAGAACTACATGCCATGGTGAGCAAGGCTGTAGACGAACTTACTTTTCCGGCATATCCTACCGATCTTTACGAACCTATAAGCTACATACTTTCGCTTGGCGGTAAGCGCCTGCGCCCTGCCCTGCTGCTAATGGCATGCGACCTGTTTGGAGGCGATGTTGAAAAAGCGATAGAGCCAGCGCTGGCAATTGAAGTGTTCCACAATTTTACGCTGATGCACGATGACATTATGGATAAAGCTCCCTTGCGCCGCGGTAAAATTACAGTACACGAAAAATGGAACGCCAATGTAGCCATACTATCCGGCGATGCCATGATGGTAGAAGCTAACAAATTCATGATGAAGGTTGACGATGCTATTTTGCGCCGGGTAATGGATGTTTTTAACGAGACAGCCACAGGTGTATGCGAAGGCCAACAAATTGACATGAGCTTTGAGCAGCGCAACAATGTACAGATAAACGAATACGTGGATATGATTCGGCTTAAAACCGCTGTGTTATTGGGCGGCACTTTAAAAATAGGCTCTATCATAGGCGGCGCTACAGTAGGAGATGCGCAATTATTATACGATTTTGGCGTAAACCTGGGTATTGCTTTCCAGTTACAGGATGATATACTGGATGTTTACGGCGACCCGGAAAAATTTGGTAAGCAGGTTGGCGGTGATATACTATCCAATAAAAAAACATATCTGCTGATAAAGGCGCTTGAACTGGCAAAAGACAGCCAGGCAACCGAACTTGAAAAGTGGCTAAATCTTGAAGAATTTACTGCCTCCGATAAGGTTGCAGCGGTAACAGCTATTTACGACAGTTTGAACATCAGAAATTATGCAGAAGATGCGATGCAAACCTATGCAGAAATGGCTTTTAATGCCCTGGATCAGATCAATCTGTCGGAAGATCGCCGCCAGTATTTAAGGCAGTTTGCCGATAATTTGTTGGTGAGGGAGTATTGA